The following proteins come from a genomic window of Maniola hyperantus chromosome 8, iAphHyp1.2, whole genome shotgun sequence:
- the 7B2 gene encoding neuroendocrine protein 7B2: protein MGHQGLLVMAISIVGAMGYIPHGSIGEKEPILTEALLREVVERMGKDFNDAASTYLEFPSNERHLALMARASKELEHEQLDYDSLINGNPSPSLRDQEYLQHSSLWGHQYVTGGAGEGEQRLQPSGMMPNRQMVKTDAVLPAYCNPPNPCPVGYTEEQGCISDFENTAAFSREYQLSQRCMCDGEHMFSCPPEPPSELDMRFPDHHKNLVAKKYKNDVENPYLLGERLPIAAKKGFDVHIY, encoded by the exons ATGGGCCATCAAGGACTTTTGGTTATGGCAATAAGCATCGTCGGGGCGATGGGCTATATCCCCCATGGTTCTATTGGGGAAAAG GAGCCTATTTTAACGGAAGCTTTGCTTCGTGAGGTCGTCGAGCGTATGGGCAAGGATTTCAACGACGCAGCGTCAACGTACCTCGAATTCCCGTCGAACGAGAGGCACCTAGCGCTGATGGCCCGAGCCAGCAAAGAGCTGGAGCACGAGCAGCTCGACTACGACTCGCTGATCAACGGCAACCCCAGCCCGAGCCTGCGCGACCAAGAGTACCTGCAGCACAG TTCATTGTGGGGCCATCAATACGTAACCGGTGGAGCGGGCGAGGGTGAGCAGCGTTTGCAGCCCTCTGGAATGATGCCTAACAGGCAGATGGTCAAAACTGATGCAGTCCTCCCTGCTTATTGTAACCCTCCAAACCCTTGTCCAGTCGGCTACACTG AAGAACAAGGTTGCATCAGTGATTTTGAGAACACGGCTGCCTTTAGCCGCGAGTACCAGCTTTCACAGCGATGCATGTGTGATGGAGAGCATATGTTCAGCTGCCCTCCAGAACCACCCTCTGAGCTTGACATGCGTTTCCCCGACCACCACAAGAATCTTGTCGCAAAAAAGTACAAGAACGAC GTGGAAAACCCGTACCTACTGGGTGAACGCCTACCTATAGCAGCCAAAAAAGGATTCGACGTACATATTTATTAA